The Prevotella sp. E9-3 genome has a window encoding:
- a CDS encoding TraG family conjugative transposon ATPase codes for MSVRKNTLDGLFSGIEDITDARGKVVNTVLYSKAGNYSSIFEIENPVQQYCTDADQYYAFMNVLDHMLQTLGEGYALQKQDIFCRQAFHHDITPGMEFLTESYFRYYEGRPYTEIRTFIIITQETRKSTFVAYDPKKWAEFTNKVQKVKDIFEEKGLRHHLLDRHEIDEYLHRFMAFDFKKGPFGMTNLKCTDDCLKMGDKVVKNFSLVDIDVIDLPNVIHPVQTKPVNGYPVSTDLLSFLSTVPLTDCVVYNQVIQIPAQRKERQRLIGKSKRHASMPDPSNKLAKADIDEVLEVIATEQKTLVWTNFNVLVSCKPEHLTKVTSYLETRLFEVGIAPSKSAYNQLELFCCSFPGNAYSFNKDYDLFLTLQDSALCLFYKERMKHDEVTPLKVYYTDRQGVPIAIDFTGKEGELKLTNNSNFFCLGPSGSGKSFSTNTVVRQLIEQCTDVVMVDTGDSYEGICGYFHGTYISYSKEHPISMNPFKVSDVEYQQNFGEKKNFLKSLIFQIFKGNKAPEKLEDTIIDTVLNEYYDAYFHPFSGYSNEEKEELRKQLLLADKRNGKYGEYIEAIENDADSDLTPDLSQGKGNSDTYTEDEKAHHAKVERIVEKLHNLANDEGASAGERAHANNQLMRLMPELIEGHYLMKIDQRIARMERQKRDLKVTHLSFDTFYEFACERIPQMMQEKSIAFPINDFAAILEPFHKGGKMDTILNNDMDLNLFDEKFIVFEIDKIKDDPVLFPIVVLIIMDVFLQKMRIKKGRKALIIEEAWKAISSPTMAEYIKYLYKTVRKFHGIAGVVTQELGDVIDSPIVKEAIINNSDIKILLDQSKFKDRYDEIAAILGITDVQRQQIFTINSLDNHEGRNYFKEVWICRGQSSDVYGVEEPPECYMAYTTERAEKEALKIYIKHYGDDTVEGIRHFCKDMEKAGLTGKYLKFANEVNKQQNVMELWKKET; via the coding sequence ATGAGCGTTAGGAAAAACACACTGGACGGACTCTTTTCGGGCATCGAGGACATTACCGATGCACGGGGAAAAGTTGTGAATACCGTGCTGTATAGCAAGGCAGGCAACTACTCATCTATCTTTGAGATAGAGAACCCAGTGCAGCAGTACTGTACCGATGCAGACCAGTACTACGCCTTTATGAACGTGCTGGATCATATGCTCCAGACACTCGGTGAGGGCTATGCCCTGCAGAAGCAGGACATTTTTTGCAGACAGGCATTCCATCATGACATTACTCCTGGTATGGAGTTCTTGACGGAGAGCTACTTCCGCTATTACGAGGGCAGACCCTATACAGAGATCCGTACCTTTATCATTATCACCCAAGAGACCAGAAAGAGCACCTTTGTTGCCTACGACCCAAAGAAATGGGCCGAGTTTACTAACAAGGTGCAGAAGGTGAAGGACATTTTTGAGGAGAAGGGACTGAGACATCATCTGTTAGACAGACATGAGATAGACGAGTATCTGCACCGCTTTATGGCCTTTGACTTTAAAAAGGGACCATTCGGTATGACAAATTTGAAGTGTACCGATGACTGTCTGAAGATGGGCGATAAAGTCGTCAAGAACTTCTCACTCGTTGACATCGACGTGATAGACCTGCCGAATGTCATCCATCCTGTGCAGACCAAGCCTGTCAATGGCTACCCGGTCAGCACCGATTTGCTGTCGTTCCTCTCTACAGTACCCCTGACGGACTGTGTGGTCTATAACCAGGTCATCCAAATACCAGCCCAGAGAAAGGAACGTCAGCGACTCATTGGTAAAAGCAAACGCCATGCCTCGATGCCTGACCCCAGCAACAAACTTGCCAAGGCAGACATCGATGAAGTACTGGAGGTGATTGCCACGGAGCAGAAGACACTCGTCTGGACAAACTTCAACGTCCTCGTGTCCTGTAAGCCGGAACACTTAACAAAAGTGACCTCCTATCTGGAAACGCGGCTCTTTGAGGTGGGCATTGCCCCATCGAAGAGTGCCTATAACCAATTGGAGCTCTTTTGTTGTTCCTTCCCTGGTAATGCCTATAGTTTCAATAAGGATTACGATCTCTTTCTGACTTTGCAGGATTCTGCCTTGTGCCTCTTTTATAAGGAGAGGATGAAGCATGACGAGGTGACACCTCTGAAGGTCTATTATACCGACAGGCAGGGCGTACCCATCGCCATTGACTTTACCGGTAAGGAAGGAGAGCTAAAGCTCACCAACAACAGTAACTTCTTCTGTCTTGGGCCATCGGGTAGCGGTAAGAGCTTTTCGACCAATACCGTGGTGCGCCAGTTGATCGAGCAGTGTACCGATGTCGTGATGGTTGATACGGGTGACTCGTATGAGGGAATCTGCGGCTATTTCCATGGTACTTACATCTCCTACAGCAAGGAGCATCCTATTTCCATGAATCCATTTAAGGTCAGTGATGTGGAGTACCAGCAGAACTTCGGAGAGAAGAAGAATTTTTTGAAGTCACTTATCTTCCAAATCTTTAAGGGTAACAAGGCACCAGAGAAGTTGGAGGACACCATCATTGATACCGTGTTGAACGAGTATTATGATGCGTACTTCCATCCCTTTAGTGGTTATAGCAATGAAGAGAAGGAAGAACTGAGGAAGCAACTGCTGTTGGCTGACAAGCGTAACGGTAAGTACGGAGAGTATATTGAGGCCATCGAGAATGACGCGGATTCAGACCTCACCCCCGACCTCTCACAGGGCAAGGGAAATAGTGATACCTACACCGAAGACGAGAAGGCACACCATGCCAAGGTGGAGCGTATCGTGGAGAAGCTGCATAACTTGGCTAATGACGAAGGAGCCAGCGCAGGCGAGCGTGCACATGCCAATAACCAGCTGATGCGCCTGATGCCAGAGCTGATAGAGGGACACTATCTGATGAAGATAGACCAGAGGATTGCCCGCATGGAGCGACAGAAGCGAGACTTGAAGGTGACTCATCTGAGTTTTGATACCTTCTATGAGTTTGCCTGTGAGCGCATCCCTCAGATGATGCAGGAAAAAAGTATCGCTTTTCCCATCAATGATTTTGCCGCTATCTTGGAACCCTTCCATAAGGGTGGTAAGATGGACACCATTCTCAATAATGACATGGATTTGAACCTCTTCGATGAGAAGTTCATCGTGTTTGAGATAGATAAGATCAAGGATGACCCAGTACTCTTTCCCATCGTGGTACTGATTATCATGGATGTGTTCCTGCAGAAGATGCGTATCAAGAAAGGACGCAAGGCCCTGATTATCGAAGAAGCTTGGAAAGCCATCTCTTCACCGACGATGGCAGAGTATATCAAGTATCTGTATAAGACCGTGCGAAAGTTCCACGGCATCGCAGGCGTGGTGACGCAGGAACTCGGTGATGTGATTGATTCACCCATTGTCAAAGAGGCCATCATCAACAACTCCGACATCAAGATACTCCTGGATCAGAGTAAGTTCAAAGACAGGTATGATGAGATTGCTGCCATCCTCGGTATCACCGACGTACAGCGACAGCAGATTTTTACTATCAATTCGCTCGATAACCATGAGGGACGCAACTACTTTAAAGAAGTCTGGATATGCCGTGGTCAAAGCTCAGATGTCTATGGTGTGGAAGAACCGCCGGAGTGCTATATGGCCTATACTACTGAACGTGCAGAGAAGGAAGCTCTGAAGATATATATCAAGCACTATGGCGATGACACTGTTGAGGGCATCCGACACTTTTGTAAGGATATGGAAAAGGCTGGACTGACGGGTAAGTACCTGAAGTTCGCCAATGAGGTTAACAAACAACAAAACGTAATGGAACTATGGAAGAAGGAAACGTAA
- a CDS encoding DUF4134 domain-containing protein, producing the protein MQKNWNKLCSIVKSCKPKMSNQGLRLTALAVLFVMSTGYCLADAGSSAITGAVGTFKGYIQPVRNLLYVIAAVVSIIGAFNVFYKMNNGDQDVKKTIMMTIGGCAALVAMAVALPKFFGY; encoded by the coding sequence ATGCAAAAGAATTGGAACAAGCTATGTTCTATTGTCAAGAGTTGTAAGCCAAAGATGTCTAACCAAGGTCTGAGACTGACCGCATTAGCCGTGCTGTTTGTGATGAGCACCGGTTACTGTCTGGCCGATGCCGGATCGAGTGCCATCACTGGAGCCGTAGGCACCTTCAAGGGTTACATCCAGCCTGTGCGTAACCTCCTCTATGTGATTGCCGCAGTGGTCAGCATCATCGGAGCCTTCAACGTCTTCTACAAGATGAACAACGGCGACCAGGATGTGAAGAAGACCATCATGATGACCATTGGTGGTTGTGCCGCTCTGGTAGCTATGGCTGTTGCACTGCCTAAGTTCTTCGGCTATTAA
- a CDS encoding DUF4133 domain-containing protein encodes METNYAGYPVYKGLQLPLEFMGIRGRFILIAAATFGVSFLGFIAGYVLFGLGISLLILGVSAGGGLLTIYMKQKKGLHSKRRDKGVQHYHHLYER; translated from the coding sequence ATGGAAACGAACTATGCCGGCTATCCCGTCTACAAGGGGCTGCAGCTCCCATTGGAGTTCATGGGCATTCGGGGAAGGTTTATCCTCATTGCCGCAGCCACCTTTGGCGTCTCATTCCTCGGTTTCATTGCAGGGTATGTCCTCTTCGGACTGGGCATATCCCTGCTGATTCTGGGGGTGAGTGCCGGAGGCGGTCTGCTGACCATCTACATGAAACAGAAGAAGGGCCTGCACTCCAAGAGACGGGACAAAGGCGTACAACATTATCACCATCTGTATGAGCGTTAG